A single window of Flagellimonas maritima DNA harbors:
- a CDS encoding phage holin family protein yields MKLILKLLLNALAVIILAYVLPGVGVDSITTAIIVALVLSVLNFLVKPILVILTLPITIITLGLFLLVINAIIILIAENFITGFQVSSIWWAIIFSFLLSFLQSILQSILKEDK; encoded by the coding sequence ATGAAACTAATACTAAAATTGCTTCTTAATGCCTTGGCTGTAATTATTCTAGCCTATGTATTGCCGGGCGTAGGTGTCGATTCGATTACTACGGCCATAATCGTTGCCCTGGTACTCAGCGTGCTCAACTTTTTGGTAAAGCCCATACTGGTTATTTTAACACTGCCCATTACCATTATTACATTGGGACTTTTTCTTTTGGTAATCAATGCGATAATTATTCTGATTGCTGAAAATTTTATTACAGGCTTTCAGGTTTCAAGTATCTGGTGGGCAATTATTTTCAGCTTTTTGCTTTCTTTTCTACAGTCCATCCTGCAATCAATACTAAAGGAGGATAAATAG
- a CDS encoding G-D-S-L family lipolytic protein, whose amino-acid sequence MKKFYALFPILGLFFIACSDDDETPSETTPTPDPIVYTSGSADFSNYVAVGNSLTAGFSDNALFRAGQEASFPNMLAANFALAGGGTFEIPFMADNLGGATINGQTDANMDGAPDIGNRLILLFTPDGPAPTPKTGVGTTEITDKLSGPFNNMGVPGSKSYELLAPGYGSLAGLAVGAANPYFVRFSSGEAATVIGDAAAQNPTFFSLWTGSNDILLYATSGGTGTFQSDPMVSPADYARNDITNPTVFAGALDAALQALTAGDTDGVIANLPNVTDIPFFTTVPHNPVPLDEATAAQLNAAYALYNGGLLQAQGFNLISEEEVAKRTISFTAGEGNAVVLLDEDLTDLTGVNPALINMRQATEEDLLVLTARTFIGTEAVVGDPTTINGIAVPLADQWVLTPEEQANIETALTAYNQTITALATQYDLALVDVNSLLSELRENGIPLADGSTVTATFATGGGFSLDGVHPSPRGYAIIANAFVAAINAKYGSNLPGVNPLDYTGLYID is encoded by the coding sequence ATGAAAAAGTTTTATGCCCTGTTCCCTATTTTAGGCCTATTCTTTATAGCATGTAGTGATGATGATGAAACCCCGTCAGAGACAACCCCAACACCAGACCCTATCGTTTATACTTCGGGTTCTGCAGATTTTTCAAATTATGTAGCCGTAGGAAATTCGTTGACTGCCGGTTTTTCAGATAACGCTCTCTTCAGGGCAGGACAAGAAGCCTCTTTTCCAAATATGTTGGCAGCCAACTTTGCATTGGCTGGGGGCGGTACTTTTGAAATTCCATTTATGGCCGATAATCTTGGTGGCGCTACAATCAATGGTCAAACGGATGCAAACATGGACGGTGCACCCGATATAGGCAATAGATTAATCTTGCTTTTTACTCCAGACGGCCCAGCACCAACGCCAAAAACAGGTGTTGGTACAACAGAAATTACGGATAAGCTTTCTGGACCCTTTAATAATATGGGAGTACCAGGTTCTAAAAGTTACGAGTTATTGGCTCCAGGCTATGGTAGTTTGGCAGGATTGGCAGTTGGAGCGGCAAATCCGTATTTTGTTCGCTTTTCATCTGGAGAAGCCGCAACGGTCATTGGTGATGCTGCTGCACAAAATCCAACCTTTTTCTCTTTATGGACAGGTTCAAATGATATTTTGCTTTATGCGACCAGCGGTGGAACAGGTACCTTTCAATCCGACCCAATGGTCAGTCCAGCAGACTATGCAAGAAACGACATCACTAATCCTACAGTTTTCGCTGGTGCTCTCGATGCTGCTTTGCAGGCATTGACCGCTGGAGATACTGATGGTGTGATTGCAAACTTACCAAATGTCACCGATATACCATTTTTTACAACCGTTCCGCACAATCCCGTTCCCTTGGACGAAGCGACTGCTGCACAATTGAACGCTGCATATGCTCTTTATAATGGAGGATTGCTTCAAGCACAAGGCTTTAATCTGATTTCCGAAGAGGAAGTAGCCAAAAGGACTATTTCTTTTACGGCTGGTGAAGGCAATGCCGTTGTGTTGCTAGATGAAGATTTAACGGATTTGACAGGAGTAAATCCTGCGCTGATTAATATGCGCCAAGCAACTGAAGAAGATTTGCTTGTGCTCACTGCTAGAACTTTTATTGGCACAGAAGCCGTTGTTGGAGACCCTACTACTATTAATGGAATAGCCGTACCCTTGGCAGACCAGTGGGTACTAACTCCAGAAGAACAAGCTAATATTGAAACTGCTTTGACCGCATACAACCAGACCATTACAGCCTTAGCTACCCAATATGATTTGGCTCTTGTAGATGTAAATTCGTTATTGAGTGAATTACGTGAAAATGGTATTCCCTTAGCTGATGGTTCAACTGTTACTGCAACATTTGCAACGGGTGGTGGATTCTCTTTGGATGGGGTGCACCCTTCACCAAGAGGGTATGCAATTATTGCCAATGCTTTTGTAGCTGCAATCAACGCAAAATACGGTTCCAATCTTCCAGGGGTAAATCCACTTGATTACACTGGACTTTATATCGATTAG
- a CDS encoding alpha/beta fold hydrolase: MELLHSKILGQGKPLLILHGFLGMSDNWKTLGNLYADNGYQVHLVDQRNHGKSFHSIHFDYELMSADVAHYMNHYQIPKTSLMGHSMGGKTAMQLATSHPELVSKLIVADISPKYYPPHHQPIIDALQKLDFNIISSRKEADKVLSSHIHDFGTRQFLLKNLFWVESKKLGLRFNLKVLKDKMDEIGENINSNATYDGPTLFLRGDRSEYITANDSSEIKKHFPNALIETVENAGHWLHAENPKQFFEKSFKFLNS, encoded by the coding sequence ATGGAACTGTTACATTCAAAAATACTGGGACAAGGAAAACCCTTGTTGATTTTACATGGTTTTCTGGGCATGTCCGATAACTGGAAAACTCTCGGGAATCTTTATGCCGACAATGGTTACCAAGTACACCTTGTTGATCAGCGCAACCACGGAAAAAGTTTTCATTCCATTCATTTTGACTATGAATTAATGAGCGCGGACGTTGCGCACTACATGAACCATTATCAAATTCCCAAAACAAGTTTGATGGGCCACTCCATGGGTGGGAAAACGGCCATGCAGTTGGCGACATCGCATCCTGAGCTGGTATCCAAATTGATTGTGGCCGACATTTCACCAAAATATTATCCTCCACACCATCAGCCCATCATTGATGCTCTCCAAAAACTTGATTTTAATATCATATCAAGTAGAAAAGAAGCAGATAAAGTCCTTTCTTCACATATACATGACTTTGGAACACGCCAATTCCTTCTAAAAAATCTATTTTGGGTAGAATCCAAGAAGCTTGGCCTTCGCTTCAACCTGAAAGTTCTTAAAGATAAAATGGATGAAATCGGAGAAAATATAAATTCAAATGCCACTTATGACGGGCCTACATTATTTCTTAGGGGAGACCGTTCAGAATATATAACAGCCAATGATTCTTCAGAAATAAAGAAACATTTCCCAAATGCCCTAATTGAAACAGTAGAAAATGCGGGGCATTGGCTGCATGCAGAAAACCCAAAACAATTTTTTGAAAAAAGCTTCAAGTTTTTGAATTCATAA
- a CDS encoding pyridoxine 5'-phosphate synthase, protein MTKLSVNINKLATLRNSRGGNVPDLVKSAKDIESFGAQGITIHPRPDERHIRYQDARDLKKIVTTEFNIEGNPIPKFIDLVLSVMPTQVTLVPDAEDAITSNAGWNTLKHKEFLVDVIQTFKDKGIRTSIFVDANAEMVKGAAKTETDRIELYTESFAKNFSKGKKTESIRPFVEAANVANDLGLGINAGHDLNLDNIKYFKDNIPNLLEVSIGHALICESLYLGLENVVNMYLHRLK, encoded by the coding sequence ATGACTAAACTAAGCGTAAACATTAACAAACTGGCAACGCTAAGGAACTCTAGAGGCGGTAATGTTCCAGATTTGGTCAAATCCGCAAAGGACATTGAATCGTTCGGAGCACAGGGAATAACAATACACCCAAGACCAGATGAACGCCATATCCGTTACCAAGATGCCCGTGATCTAAAAAAAATCGTAACAACGGAATTCAATATTGAAGGGAACCCAATCCCAAAATTCATTGATCTTGTTTTGTCCGTAATGCCTACGCAGGTAACGCTGGTACCCGATGCCGAAGATGCCATCACCTCAAACGCAGGTTGGAACACTTTAAAACATAAAGAATTTTTGGTCGATGTAATTCAAACATTTAAGGACAAAGGGATAAGGACTTCCATATTTGTGGATGCCAATGCTGAAATGGTAAAAGGTGCAGCTAAAACTGAAACCGATAGAATTGAACTTTACACTGAAAGTTTTGCCAAAAACTTTTCCAAAGGAAAAAAAACGGAAAGTATTCGCCCGTTTGTTGAAGCAGCAAATGTTGCAAACGATTTGGGATTGGGGATTAACGCCGGTCACGATCTAAATTTGGACAATATCAAGTATTTTAAGGATAATATTCCAAACCTGTTGGAAGTCTCCATTGGGCATGCGCTTATATGCGAATCGCTTTATCTAGGATTGGAAAATGTTGTGAACATGTATTTACATAGATTAAAATAG
- a CDS encoding CBS domain-containing protein, with product MQIQDQIITTLPVFEVSETLEEVIQFFEETTFSHVAVTEKGVYLGVLSENDLACFEPEKKIEDFRVELETFFVTKQTAWLDLLELFSRNEANVLPVLDDDHVIIGYYDLEDIVSAFIDTPFFREPGGILVIAIGIKDYSFSEIAQIVESNNARLLGAFITDSQNDVVQITLKVGTLNLNEVAQTFRRYNYTIIFGNSDDQFIEDLKQRSDYLEKYLNV from the coding sequence ATGCAGATTCAAGATCAAATAATAACGACTTTACCTGTTTTTGAGGTTTCCGAAACTTTGGAGGAAGTAATTCAATTTTTTGAGGAGACAACTTTTTCACATGTAGCGGTTACTGAAAAAGGAGTCTACTTGGGAGTACTCTCAGAGAATGATTTGGCTTGTTTTGAACCTGAAAAAAAAATCGAAGATTTTAGGGTTGAGCTTGAAACGTTCTTTGTGACCAAGCAGACCGCTTGGTTGGACCTTTTGGAATTATTTTCAAGGAATGAGGCAAATGTGCTTCCGGTCTTGGATGATGATCATGTGATTATTGGTTATTATGATCTTGAAGATATTGTTTCGGCATTTATCGATACCCCCTTTTTTAGGGAACCTGGTGGAATTCTAGTTATTGCCATTGGAATAAAAGATTATTCCTTTAGCGAGATTGCGCAAATAGTAGAAAGCAATAATGCCCGTCTTTTAGGGGCCTTTATTACAGATTCGCAAAACGATGTAGTCCAGATTACCTTAAAAGTGGGCACTTTAAATCTTAATGAAGTGGCCCAAACCTTTAGACGCTACAACTACACCATAATCTTTGGGAACAGTGATGATCAGTTCATTGAAGACTTAAAACAGCGATCGGACTATCTAGAGAAATATCTTAACGTATAA
- a CDS encoding NAD kinase — translation MKVAIYGQAFHEQDKTCVMELLDELKSISSSVYIEEEFSQLVSEQNLELDYGTFSQTSGLDSSFDMFVSFGGDGTMLRAVTYVKDLGIPIVGVNTGRLGFLSTFKKEDVRKVVREFVEGQYKIEERSLIEVMLNSELDEFEDLNFALNEITVSRKDTTSMITVETYLNDEYLTSYWADGLIVSTPTGSTGYSLSCGGPVIAPTAKSLVLTPIAPHNLNARPLVISDDTQIRLKVSGREENHLVSLDSRIASISNGKEIRIRKSDFTIKMIEYKSESFLKTLRNKLLWGQDKRN, via the coding sequence ATGAAAGTTGCTATTTACGGTCAAGCCTTTCATGAACAGGATAAGACCTGTGTCATGGAACTTTTGGATGAGCTCAAAAGTATTAGTTCATCGGTGTATATCGAAGAAGAATTTAGCCAACTGGTTTCTGAACAAAATTTAGAATTGGATTATGGTACTTTTTCTCAGACATCCGGTTTGGACAGTTCTTTTGATATGTTCGTCAGCTTTGGTGGAGACGGCACCATGCTCAGGGCTGTAACTTATGTAAAAGATTTGGGAATCCCTATTGTAGGTGTGAATACAGGACGATTAGGTTTTTTGTCAACTTTTAAAAAAGAGGATGTCCGTAAGGTGGTCAGGGAATTTGTAGAGGGCCAATACAAAATAGAAGAACGAAGTTTGATAGAGGTTATGTTGAATTCTGAATTGGATGAATTTGAAGACCTTAATTTTGCTTTGAACGAAATCACCGTTAGCCGTAAAGATACTACCTCAATGATAACAGTAGAAACCTATTTGAACGATGAATATTTGACATCGTATTGGGCAGATGGATTAATAGTTTCTACTCCTACGGGCTCTACAGGTTATTCATTGAGCTGCGGAGGCCCTGTAATCGCCCCAACAGCCAAATCTTTAGTGTTGACCCCCATTGCCCCGCACAATCTCAATGCTCGTCCATTGGTGATTTCAGACGACACACAGATCAGGTTAAAAGTTTCAGGTAGAGAGGAAAATCATTTGGTTTCTTTGGATTCTAGGATTGCGAGCATATCCAACGGAAAGGAAATAAGAATTAGAAAATCGGACTTTACCATTAAAATGATCGAATATAAATCAGAAAGTTTTTTAAAAACACTTCGCAACAAATTGCTTTGGGGTCAAGATAAACGCAATTGA
- a CDS encoding DUF6089 family protein produces MRIVLAILLCLAVKVNAQTYEIGVFAGGANVIGDVGRTNYILPSGPAFGGLFKWNKSKRYAWRASVMYGSFTADDSKSSKSSREQRGYVIDNSVLEASAGIEFNFVEYNLHKLGPAFTPYLYTGVTYFRYDFNYFDALQVQDINQKEGSFAIPMTVGAKYRLNQFLVLGAEIGARYTFTDNLDGSNPEGSNFEQFRFGNILSDDWYVFSGITLTYTFGRKPCQDCFQ; encoded by the coding sequence ATGCGGATAGTTTTGGCTATTTTATTGTGCTTAGCGGTCAAGGTCAATGCCCAGACTTATGAGATAGGTGTTTTTGCGGGAGGTGCCAATGTCATTGGTGACGTGGGTAGAACAAATTATATATTGCCCTCTGGGCCTGCTTTTGGCGGTCTTTTTAAGTGGAACAAAAGCAAAAGATATGCATGGCGCGCCAGTGTTATGTACGGAAGCTTTACGGCAGATGATTCCAAATCCAGCAAATCTTCTAGGGAACAACGTGGTTACGTTATAGATAATTCAGTTCTAGAAGCTTCGGCAGGTATAGAATTTAACTTTGTTGAATATAATCTTCACAAGCTTGGACCCGCCTTTACCCCCTATCTTTACACGGGTGTTACCTATTTTAGGTATGATTTTAATTATTTTGATGCGCTCCAAGTGCAGGATATTAACCAAAAAGAAGGTAGTTTTGCAATACCAATGACGGTAGGGGCAAAGTATCGTTTAAATCAATTTTTGGTTCTTGGTGCGGAAATTGGAGCAAGGTATACGTTTACGGACAATTTGGACGGAAGCAATCCTGAGGGTTCTAATTTTGAGCAGTTTAGATTTGGAAATATTTTAAGCGATGACTGGTACGTCTTTTCAGGTATTACATTAACGTATACCTTTGGGCGTAAACCTTGCCAGGATTGTTTTCAATAA
- a CDS encoding isoprenyl transferase, with amino-acid sequence MHTLEELNKNRLPKHVAIIMDGNGRWAKERGKLRIFGHQNGVEAVRKTVENCAKLQIQFLTLYAFSTENWNRPKIEVETLMKLLVSSLRKELKTLNKNNIKLSAIGNIDSLPSKAQKELAEVISKTSKNTGMTLTLALSYGSREEIKIAVKEIALKVKNNIISPENIDEAVINTHLYTHFLPDVDLLIRTSGEHRISNFLLWQIAYAELYFIDVFWPDFREHHLVEAILSYQNRERRFGKTSEQLN; translated from the coding sequence ATGCATACGCTAGAGGAACTAAACAAGAATAGACTTCCAAAACATGTAGCTATTATCATGGATGGTAATGGCAGATGGGCCAAAGAGCGCGGAAAACTCAGGATTTTTGGACACCAAAATGGTGTAGAGGCCGTTAGGAAGACCGTAGAAAACTGCGCTAAACTTCAGATTCAATTTTTAACGTTATATGCTTTTTCTACGGAAAATTGGAACCGTCCCAAAATTGAGGTCGAAACTTTAATGAAACTTCTCGTTTCTTCACTTCGGAAAGAATTAAAAACTTTAAATAAGAACAATATAAAACTTAGTGCTATAGGTAATATAGATTCCCTGCCTTCCAAAGCTCAAAAAGAACTGGCCGAGGTTATCTCCAAAACATCCAAAAATACTGGAATGACCCTCACTTTGGCACTAAGTTACGGTTCTAGGGAAGAAATAAAAATAGCAGTAAAGGAGATTGCTCTCAAAGTTAAAAATAATATAATTTCCCCGGAAAATATTGATGAAGCCGTTATTAATACTCATCTTTACACGCATTTTTTGCCAGATGTGGATTTGCTTATTCGTACCAGTGGGGAACATAGGATAAGCAATTTTTTACTTTGGCAGATAGCATACGCCGAATTATATTTTATTGACGTATTTTGGCCTGATTTTAGAGAGCATCATTTGGTAGAGGCAATATTAAGTTACCAAAATAGAGAACGACGATTTGGAAAAACTAGCGAACAACTCAATTAA
- a CDS encoding BamA/OMP85 family outer membrane protein yields the protein MEKLANNSIKETKNPIQLFLKLLLLLLFTTQSFAQETSFEDGKKYILGGLTVTGLQSYNEQTVVTYTGLRVGQPITIPGDEISAVIKKLWSLELFSNVDMFYTKIEGDKIFLELNITERPTLSKVTVFGVKKRKVEDIINDTDLKKGKKITESLIANTKNYLQNKYKKQGYLNAKVTIATAADTTGTNTQSMVVNVKKGDKVKIRDIVFEGNEKLSDKRLAKSLKNTKKKKLYRFWKKSKYIEDDYKEDLSSLVDAYAERGYRDARILSDTFVKVNDKNIDLKITVEEGDKYYFGDINFVGNSVYTDRQLSQVLGIRKGATYNGVLLKERIADDSKPDGQDLTNLYQNNGYLFSSINPVEVSAVNDTINFEIRIIEGKETFLNHVTVTGNDKTNDHVVFRELRTRPGQRYSKDNIVRSIRELGQLGFFDAEQIVPDIINPDPNAGTVDINYSLVEAGSSQIELQGGFGGGGFIGTLGLSFSNFSLKNIFNGEAYKPVPMGDGQTMALRLQASRTFRVYSLNFSEPWLGGKKPVRFNLSLSRTQQFATSFDDRGRIDRDPDRGFSITGISTGLAKRVQWPDDYFTISHSLSYQLYQFDDFNNGLFNFGNGSSNSLSYTLGISRSSQGPNRIFPLSGSNFEVTAKFTPPYSLFRGKDFKQIREDIDEATDRLFEIGPNSTSPSEQIEFVELSDELERLEEERFKLLEFYKIKFKGDWYTQLVGKLVLRTNAELGFLGSYNNDIGDVPFERFFVGGDGLGNFTLDGRDIIQLRGYENSSLTPFSTNPITGNQERDGGTIYNKFSLELRYPLTLKPSASIYALSFLEAGNAFNNFNEYNPFELKRSAGVGIRIFMPAFGLLGIDFGYGFDSDATPGAVGPNGWETHFIIGQQF from the coding sequence TTGGAAAAACTAGCGAACAACTCAATTAAGGAAACCAAAAATCCTATTCAACTATTCCTAAAATTATTACTCCTACTTCTTTTCACAACCCAAAGCTTTGCCCAAGAGACATCTTTTGAGGATGGGAAGAAATATATTTTGGGCGGTTTAACCGTAACGGGGCTTCAAAGTTATAATGAGCAGACAGTTGTTACGTATACTGGTTTACGTGTAGGACAGCCCATAACAATTCCTGGCGATGAAATCAGTGCGGTCATAAAAAAGTTATGGAGTTTGGAACTTTTCAGTAATGTAGACATGTTCTATACTAAAATTGAAGGGGATAAAATATTCCTTGAGTTGAACATTACGGAGCGTCCAACCCTTTCTAAAGTAACCGTGTTTGGTGTAAAAAAACGAAAGGTTGAGGATATTATAAATGACACCGACTTAAAAAAAGGTAAAAAAATAACGGAAAGCTTAATTGCCAATACCAAAAATTATCTTCAAAATAAATACAAGAAGCAAGGTTATCTAAATGCGAAAGTTACCATTGCTACAGCTGCAGACACTACGGGCACCAATACTCAGAGTATGGTTGTTAATGTGAAGAAAGGCGATAAGGTTAAGATTAGGGATATAGTATTTGAGGGCAATGAAAAGCTTTCTGATAAAAGATTGGCAAAATCTCTGAAGAATACCAAAAAGAAAAAGCTCTATCGTTTCTGGAAAAAATCCAAATACATAGAAGACGATTACAAAGAGGATTTATCAAGCTTGGTCGATGCTTATGCCGAAAGGGGATATAGGGATGCCCGTATCCTTTCAGATACTTTTGTAAAGGTCAACGATAAGAATATCGATTTAAAGATTACTGTTGAAGAAGGTGATAAATATTATTTTGGAGATATAAACTTTGTTGGAAACTCAGTTTACACAGATAGACAATTGAGCCAGGTTTTGGGTATTCGCAAAGGAGCTACTTATAATGGAGTATTACTTAAAGAACGCATAGCGGACGATTCCAAGCCAGATGGCCAGGATTTGACAAACTTATATCAAAATAACGGTTATTTATTTTCAAGTATAAATCCAGTAGAGGTTTCCGCAGTAAATGACACGATAAACTTTGAGATCAGGATTATTGAAGGCAAAGAAACATTTTTGAACCATGTTACGGTGACAGGAAATGATAAAACCAATGACCATGTGGTTTTCAGGGAGCTTCGTACCAGGCCCGGTCAAAGATACAGTAAGGATAATATAGTAAGGAGTATTAGGGAACTTGGCCAATTGGGCTTTTTTGATGCCGAGCAAATAGTGCCCGATATTATAAACCCAGATCCAAACGCGGGCACGGTGGATATCAACTACAGTTTGGTTGAAGCAGGTTCCAGTCAAATTGAATTGCAAGGTGGATTTGGTGGCGGTGGATTTATTGGGACCCTGGGGCTATCCTTTAGTAATTTTTCCTTAAAGAATATTTTTAATGGTGAGGCCTATAAACCTGTTCCCATGGGGGACGGACAGACTATGGCTCTTCGTTTACAGGCAAGTAGAACGTTTCGTGTCTATAGTTTAAATTTTTCAGAACCTTGGCTAGGAGGAAAAAAACCAGTACGGTTTAACCTCTCCCTGTCAAGAACCCAACAATTCGCAACCAGTTTTGATGATCGTGGTAGAATTGACAGAGATCCGGATAGAGGTTTTTCAATAACAGGTATTTCAACAGGTTTGGCAAAAAGAGTACAATGGCCAGATGATTATTTTACTATTTCGCACTCTTTGAGCTATCAACTCTATCAATTTGATGATTTCAATAACGGACTTTTTAATTTTGGTAACGGTAGCTCCAATTCCTTGAGCTACACTCTCGGAATTTCAAGAAGTTCCCAGGGACCAAATCGTATTTTTCCATTATCTGGATCTAATTTTGAAGTTACGGCAAAATTTACTCCTCCATATTCACTATTTAGGGGAAAGGATTTTAAGCAGATTAGGGAAGATATAGATGAGGCAACAGATAGGCTTTTTGAAATAGGGCCTAATTCAACATCACCTAGTGAGCAAATTGAGTTTGTGGAATTAAGTGATGAATTGGAAAGATTGGAAGAAGAAAGGTTCAAACTATTGGAATTTTATAAAATAAAGTTCAAAGGGGATTGGTACACACAATTGGTTGGAAAGTTAGTATTGCGTACCAATGCTGAACTTGGTTTCTTGGGTAGCTATAACAATGATATTGGCGATGTACCCTTTGAGAGGTTTTTTGTGGGTGGTGATGGTCTTGGAAACTTTACTTTAGATGGAAGGGACATTATACAACTAAGAGGATATGAGAACAGTTCTTTGACCCCCTTTAGCACAAATCCTATTACAGGTAATCAAGAAAGGGATGGTGGTACCATCTATAATAAATTTTCTCTGGAATTGCGTTATCCGCTTACGTTGAAACCCTCAGCCTCTATCTATGCACTTTCTTTTTTGGAAGCTGGTAATGCATTTAACAATTTTAATGAGTATAATCCGTTTGAATTAAAAAGATCTGCTGGAGTTGGGATACGTATTTTTATGCCGGCATTTGGTCTCTTGGGCATAGACTTTGGATATGGATTTGATTCAGATGCAACTCCAGGCGCAGTCGGTCCAAATGGTTGGGAAACGCACTTCATCATCGGGCAGCAATTTTAA
- a CDS encoding OmpH family outer membrane protein produces the protein MNTKVLLSLVILMSSLYGFSQRGVRIGYVDMEYILENVEEYRDANEQLNVKAQKWKQEIELKQSVVEQMKKDLMAEKVLLTDELIIEREEEIQVLETEMLNYQQDRFGPQGDLVLQKQLLIQPIQDQVFNEVQKIGGNKRYDFIFDKSADVVMLYSEKRHDISDLVLREIGRTRKISKSNKKEKQKSRLDKFKEEEAEEDKEISEALKERQARTEQAQDEKAKAVEDRRAEQLRLREERKKAYEARRNKLLEEREAKRKEKLEERKKTQEQQKDSIQQ, from the coding sequence ATGAATACCAAAGTTCTTTTATCATTAGTTATTTTAATGTCGTCCTTATATGGATTTTCACAAAGAGGAGTACGTATCGGATATGTGGACATGGAGTACATCCTTGAAAATGTAGAAGAATATAGAGATGCGAATGAACAATTGAATGTTAAGGCCCAAAAATGGAAACAGGAAATTGAGCTGAAACAAAGTGTCGTTGAGCAAATGAAAAAAGATTTAATGGCCGAGAAAGTACTCTTAACGGATGAATTGATTATTGAGCGCGAAGAAGAAATACAAGTTTTGGAAACCGAAATGTTGAATTATCAACAAGATAGATTTGGTCCACAAGGGGATTTGGTCTTACAAAAACAACTGTTGATTCAGCCAATTCAGGATCAGGTTTTCAATGAAGTTCAAAAAATTGGAGGCAATAAAAGATACGATTTTATTTTTGATAAATCAGCAGATGTTGTAATGTTGTACTCCGAAAAAAGGCATGATATTAGTGACTTGGTTTTAAGGGAAATAGGTAGAACCAGAAAAATTAGTAAATCCAATAAAAAGGAGAAACAGAAAAGCCGTTTGGATAAATTTAAAGAAGAGGAAGCAGAAGAGGATAAAGAGATAAGTGAAGCATTAAAAGAGCGCCAAGCAAGAACGGAACAGGCACAGGATGAAAAAGCAAAAGCTGTAGAAGATAGAAGAGCAGAACAGTTAAGATTAAGGGAAGAGCGCAAAAAGGCTTACGAAGCCCGAAGAAATAAATTATTGGAAGAGCGTGAGGCCAAAAGAAAAGAGAAACTTGAAGAAAGGAAAAAAACTCAGGAACAACAAAAAGATTCAATACAACAATAA
- a CDS encoding OmpH family outer membrane protein, whose product MKNVKKIAVALVLFVAATGFVNAQNKIAHINVQQLLSEMPEMKSAQAELKKLQETYKADIESSMTELKNKYTQYSNEATSKSEEENQKRAVELQGFEKNIQEAEQAAVQEMQKKQQELFAPISDRAKQAIEKVAAAQGFQYVVDASPGLSLIVAKGTDLLPAVKQELGF is encoded by the coding sequence ATGAAAAATGTAAAGAAGATTGCCGTAGCCCTAGTCTTATTTGTTGCGGCTACTGGTTTTGTAAATGCACAGAACAAAATTGCCCATATTAATGTACAGCAATTACTGTCAGAAATGCCAGAGATGAAGTCGGCCCAAGCTGAGCTTAAAAAATTACAGGAAACTTATAAAGCGGATATCGAAAGCTCAATGACGGAGCTTAAAAACAAGTATACACAGTATTCAAACGAAGCAACCTCAAAATCCGAAGAGGAGAACCAAAAAAGAGCAGTTGAGCTTCAAGGGTTCGAAAAGAACATTCAAGAAGCCGAACAAGCAGCAGTACAAGAAATGCAAAAAAAGCAACAAGAATTGTTCGCACCTATTTCAGATAGGGCAAAACAGGCTATAGAAAAAGTAGCGGCCGCACAAGGTTTTCAATATGTTGTAGATGCAAGCCCGGGACTAAGCCTTATCGTTGCAAAAGGAACAGACTTATTGCCCGCTGTCAAACAAGAATTAGGTTTTTAG